The stretch of DNA ACCGCCTGACCGACGCGGTCCTGGTGGTGACCCTGGAGCCCTGCATCATGTGCTTGGGCGCCGTCATCCAGGCCCGGCTGGCCGGAGTGGTCTACGCCGCCGCGGACCCCAAGGCGGGCTGCCTGGTCAGCCGCATGAGCGGCACGGACCTGCCTTGGAGCAACCACCATTTCTGGGCCCTGGGCGGCGTCCTCGAAGAGGAATGCAGCGCCCTCCTGAGCGGCTTCTTTCGAAAGCGCCGCCAGGAAAAGAAAATTTCCAAAAACCTCGCGGAGAGGTAGCGAAGTCCGGCCGTAACGCGCTCGACTCGAAATCGAGTTACCGGCTAATCACCGGTACGTGGGTTCGAATCCCACCCTCTCCGCCATTTCTTTTTTATCTCGCCGAATTCACTCAACATCCTCAAATTACATTAGCTTTTGCTTCCAAACTGTCCCACAACGCTGTACCACAGGGGCATGGAAACAATGGCAAAGTGTCCGGGCGTTCGTCGCCGCAAAGGGACCACTCACTGGTGGTTCCGTCGTCGCATTCCTCAAGATCTTCTCGACCACTATCATCCCAAGAAAGAGA from Desulfomicrobium escambiense DSM 10707 encodes:
- the tadA gene encoding tRNA adenosine(34) deaminase TadA — translated: MTFYCAPSPTPDPDEISVWEPFMNEALQLALAAEERGDVPVGAVIVDGSGRILGRGENGTIRDNDPTAHAEILALREAARRVGNHRLTDAVLVVTLEPCIMCLGAVIQARLAGVVYAAADPKAGCLVSRMSGTDLPWSNHHFWALGGVLEEECSALLSGFFRKRRQEKKISKNLAER